In the genome of Actinomycetota bacterium, the window CCGAACTCGATTATACGCACCTCCACGGCCTCTCGATTCAGGCCCGCGAAAAGCTCACGCAGGTGCGGCCGCGCTCGTTGGGCCAAGCGTCGCGCGTCTCCGGGGTGACCCCGGCCGATATCAACGCCCTCCTTGTCCACCTCGAACAAAGAAAAGCACGAAGCCCCATGTAAAGGAGCCGCCTTGACGACAGAGAAATCGCCGCGCGAGTTGTTGCTGGAGGGTTCGGACGAACTCGGCATCGCCCTCGACCCCGGCAAAGCAGAGGCGCTATTGGCATATCTCGGGGAGATTGCGGCGTGGAACGAGCGGTTCAACCTGACCTCGATAACCGACACTCGGGAGATGGTCGTAAAACACCTCCTCGACTCGATAGCGCTCCTTTCGCGGTTCGAGCCGGCGCTTGGTTCGAGCCTGGTAGACATCGGCGCCGGAGCCGGATTGCCCGGAATACCGCTCAAGCTGGTCCGCCCCGACCTCAAGCTGACGTTGCTGGAGTCCTCAGCCAAGAAAAGCTCCTTTCTCGCGCACGTAATCGACCTTTTCGGCCTCGAAGACGCGATGGTCGCGAACGAACGAGCCGAGGACTTCGGAAAGCGTATGGAAAATCGCGATATTTTTTCTTACGCCGTATCGAGGGCCGTCGCCGATTTGGCGGTCCTTGTGGAGTATGCGCTTCCACTGCTCAGAGTAGGTGGGAGGTTCTTTTGCTACAAGGCCAAGGGCGCACGAGATGAGGTCGAAGGCGTAAAACAGGCCTTGAATTTGCTCGGCGGTCGCATTGATGAGGTCGCTGAAGTTGTGGTACCATTTCTTAATGCGAAGCGTTATCTTGTCGCTATGACGAAGGTAGCGCCGAGCGGGGAAACATACCCGCGCCGAGCGGGCGTACCGGCTAAAAGGCCGATCAGGTAGTAAGCGCGGCACCAAAGAACGTTTTATTGAGACACCGTAATAAGCAGGGGACAATGGCAATAAACCTCTTTTCGCGACGGCTACAGCAGATTGAAGAGGAGATTCGGGGAGAGAAGGCGCCTTTGAGCGACACCCCCCCCAAAATACTCGCGGGCGACCGCAGGGGACTAACGTACGCCGTCGTCAACCAAAAAGGCGGCGTCGGCAAGAGCACCACCGCGATAAACCTCAGCGCATACTTGGCCGACGCCGGCCACAAGGTTCTGCTGGTAGACTTCGACCCCCAGGGCAACTCGAGCAGCGGCTTGGGCATCGACAAGAAGTCGCTGGAGAGATGTGTCTACGACGCGATAATCGACGAGGTGCCGCTGAGAGACATCGTCACCGCGACCTCGATCAAGAACCTGGCGATGGCGCCTTCAACGGTTCAGTTGGCGGGGGCGGAGATAGAGCTGGTCTCGGCGCTCTCGCGCGAGCAAAAACTAAAGCGGGCCCTATCGGCGGTCAAGGGTCGCTACGATTATATCATCATCGATTGCCCTCCGTCGCTCGGCCTTTTGACTATCAACGCGCTGACTGCGGCGGATGAGGTCATAATCCCGGTACAATGCGAGTTTTACGCCCTAGAGGGCTTGAGTAAGCTCCTTGAAAGCGTCCGCTTGGTAAAGACGCATCTAAACCCGGATTTGCAAATCGCCGGCGTCCTTATGACGATGCGGGACATTCGCACGAGACTATCGCAGCAGGTCATCGACGAGGTCAGGAAGTTCTTCCACGAACTGGTGTTCGAGACGATCATACCTCGAACCGTACGCCTCAGCGAAGCGCCGAGCTTCGGGGTGCCGATAAACCGGTTCGACGTCGAATCAAAAGGCGCAAAAGCCTATCAACAATTTACAGGGGAAGTGATATCACGTGCAGAAAAGAGGATTAGGCAGGGGTCTTGAGTCCCTGATACCGGGCCTGACGCAAGACATGGATTTACCCTTGATAATCAGCGGAGACATGTCCGCCGCACTTAAATATGTTCAAGTCACAAAGATAGTGCCCAACCCGAACCAGCCGCGCCGCTATTTCGACGAGACCGCGTTTTCCGAACTGGTCTGCTCGGTCAAGGAGCATGGCCTCGTACAGCCGATCGTCGTTCGCCAAACCGGCTCACTCTTCGAGCTTATCGCGGGTGAGAGGCGCTGGCGTGCGGCAAAAGAAGCGGGGCTCGAGGTGGTGCCGGCTATTATTAAAAACACCTCGGACCGCGAAGCGCTGGAAATAGCGCTCATAGAAAACGTCCAGCGCGAGAACCTCAACGCGCTGGAGGAGGCGGCGGCATACTACCACCTTATCGAGGATTTCGACCTCACCCAGGAGCAGGTCGCCCGGAAGGTCGGCAAGAACCGCAGCACGATAGGGAATACCGTTCGCCTGCTCCAACTTCCCGAGCAGGTAAAGGCGCTTGTCGTCGAGGGAAAACTCTCCGCGGGCCACGCGAGGGCGATCTTGGCGGTAGACGGCGAGGAGTTCCGGTTGCGGTTGGCCGAGCGCGTTCTGCGCGACGCGCTATCGGTTCGCCAGGTCGAAGCGTTAGCCGCGCTATGGAAGGAAGCACCGCAAAAAGAGGCGGCTCACACGACTCCGCTCCATTACAAACGGGCCGCTAAAGACCTATCACGGCGGCTATCGGCCAAGGTGAAGATAAAGACCCAGGGCGAAAAGGGAAGACTCGAGATTCACTTCGGAACCGAGGACGAGCTTAGACAAATCATAGCGCGTCTCTCCGGAGAAGACCTCGAGAGCGTAGTGTTGTAGGTTTGACGCAAGAGCCTCGGGGCACAAAGGATGGGTTCCCGAACCTTTGCTCAACGCTTGGCGGGCGTCCGAGATAATCGATCCGCGCGTCCGGGCAGGCTGCCTGTGGAGACTGCGCCGACGATGACAATAGGTTTGGATTGAGACGGCCAAGCGGTTATAATGGAGTAAACGGCCACAAACGGAGGATTCAAATGAAAGTCAAGCGCTTTGGCGTAGCCGAGTTCGGATTAGGCTTGCTCTCGGGCACCCTGCTGGGGGTGGCGGCGGGTGTTATGATGGCGCCCGGCTCCGGCATTGAGACCAGAGCGCGTCTCTCTCGCCGCGCGAGTGGTCTAATCTACAACGCCGCGGACTTCTTTGAGCGAGCCAAGAGCGGCATCGACATCGCCGCCCTGCGGCTCGAAAAAGTGGTGGGGTTGCAGGAGCGAAGCCTGCGCAAAAGGCTCAACAGCATCAAAGCCCAGCTTGAAGAGTTTCATCTAAATGAAGTATAGTCATGCCGGTCTTCCGAGGCGGGATACCGGCTCGGAGTGCTTGCGGGGAGCGCGCCCAAGCGTGGGGCACACCCGGCGGCATAGCTTTGCGGGAAGGTTTGTTGTGAAGAAAAGAGTCGCGGTCTTGATGGGCGGCCGTTCCGCTGAGAGAGACGTATCGCTCTTGACCGGTGAGCGGATTTACCGGGCGCTGCTCGACAAGGAAGAAGAGGCCTTTAAGGTAGACCTCGACGAGAACGTGGCCGAGGAACTCCTTCGGCTCAAGCCGGATGTCGTCTTTATCGCTCTGCACGGAAAGTTTGGCGAGGACGGAACGGTCCAGGGGCTCCTGGAAATACTCGGCTTGCCTTACACGGGGTCGGGCGTTATGGCCAGCGCCATAGGCATAAACAAAGCGATGTCGAAGAGGCTGTTTCAAGCCGCCGGCGTCGAGACGCCCCCTTACAAATTATTTTGTGCCCGCGACTATGCCAAAGATAGCGAGGAGGTGCTCGCCGGCTCGCTCCGGACTACCGGCATTCCCTGTGTCGTAAAACCCATCTCCGAAGGTTCCACAATCGGCATGAGCCTGGTCAGGCGGGAGGCGGATTTTGTCGAGGCCGTCGAACGCGCTCTGGAGCATGATTCCGAGGTAATGGTCGAGCAGCTCGTCGAAGGTGTCGAGATAACCGTCGGGGTTCTCGGCAACGACCCGGTCGCGCTGCCGACACTCGAAATCGAGACCGAAACCGACTTCTTTGATTATGAGACAAAGTATACGGCGGGCTTAAGCAGGCATATCATACCGGCGAGGCTGCCCGAAGACCAGCAGCGGCGTGCCCAAGAAGCGGCGGTGCGCGCGCACAACGCCATAGGTTGCCGCGGGTTTTCCCGCGTCGACATAATCGTCGACAAAGAAGGAACCCCCCATGTTCTCGAGATAAACACCATCCCCGGCATGACGAGCCTCAGCCTCTTTCCAGACGCCGCTCGAGCGGCCGGCTATGAATTCCCCGAACTCATCGCTTACCTCATCGAGCAGGCGCTAGAGAAGCCTTAGGAGCAGCTTGTCCTTGAGGAGAAGCTATGGTTCTTGCGCGAGTCGCCAATGTTGATTAGCAATATGTAAAATAGTGTCTGTGGGGTTAGCAAGGAATATAGTACAATAGAGACTCGACACCCGGCAGGGCGGAGTTCTAATGTATAATTTCTTACGCGTCGCTCGGTTTATGGACGCCAAACGGAGCACCGAATGAAAAAGCTTCTACAAATATTTTCGAGTACGATGGTGATTCTGGTCGCAGCTCTCTTCGGATCGACGGTTTTGCGGCAGCCGGAATCGATAGGCTGGTTGTTCGAGATCGACCCGGTCTATCTTTTTGTAGGCTTTGGCCTGACCGGTGCGGGCGGCCTGGCCGCGTTTGTCAGCTACTTTGAGTACCACGGCATCGGCTCACAGGACGGCATCGTCAGGCGCGGTCCGCACGAGGACATCGTAGCCATAACCTTCGACGATGGGCCAAACCCCGCCTATACCCCCCAGCTTCTCGACATACTCAAAGAGAAAGGCGTTAAAGCGACCTTTTTTGTGGTCGGGCTTCATGTCAAAAAATATCCGGACATCGCCCGCCGTATCGTCGCGGAGGGGCACGACATCGGCAACCACACCTACACACACAAAGACCTGGTGCCTGCGACGAGGCGCATGGTTCTCGCGCAGACCCACAAGACCGAGCAGGCCATTAAGCGCGTCACCGGCAGAACAACCAAGCTCTTTCGCCCGCCGCGGGGTATCTATAGCGGCGCCGTGCGGCGCCTTCTCGTCGACGATGAGGGGTATCGCCTCATTCTGTGGTCGGTCAGTAGTATCGATTGGCGCCAGACAAGCCCCTTGAAGATATTGAGGCGCGTATTGTGCCATACTCGCCCGGGAAGCATCTTGCTCTTTCACGACAGCGGCGCCGTGCTCCGGCGCGAAGGAGCCAGTCGCCAGAACACGGTAGATGCCCTGCCTATGGTCATCGATGCCCTGCGGGAGAGAGGCTATGAGTTTGTGACGATGACCGAGATGCTTGAGCGCGGCGCCGAGGCGGAGACGGAACTCGCCGGCATATTGGAGCAAGCATAGAGACGACCGCTGCCTCTTATGGTCGGAACAAGGTTGCGCCGAACCTCCTTAAACCCCAAGCGCCCGCCTACACCTCATGCGAATAAGTCTCGGCCCGTCAGCCAAAGCGAGTGACTCACGCTAGAATAAAAGGTGTACACCTGTTAACAATAGATGTACAATATTGTGTATATTATTAATAAACACAGAGGTGAAGGCGGCCTAGATGCTCGAAACATTAATCCGGTCGAAGGTGATGGCGAAGTTGTTATCATTCTTTATGGCCGATATCTCATGCGACACCTACCTCCGCGACATCAGCCGTCAGATAGACGAACCGCCTAGCGCTGTCCGCCGCGACTTGGAGCGTCTCGAAGCGCTCGGTCTTCTAAGGTCTCGAATGGTCGGGAACCACAAGCATTTTAGCGTACGCCGGGAGTTCGCGCTCTTGCCCGAATTAAGAAGTCTTTATATAAAGACAGAGGGTATGTCGGACTTTCTCAGCGAAGAGCTGCAAGAGCTCCACGGTGTGCAGCTCGCTTTTGTCTATGGCGAGTTCGAGAGCCGTCCGGAGAAGATGCTGTCCGGGCTCCGTCTGGTAGTCGTAGGCGAGGTCGACGCGGCGCTCCTTGAGCGCAAGTTGGCCTACATAAAAGAGACGCTGGCCCAATCGATCGAGTGTCGGCAATACGGGGCCCATGAGTTCAAGCGGCTTCTCGAGTCGAAGGACCCATCGCTCGACTCTATTGTCACCGCTGAGACGATAGTGCTGGTCGCGCCCGAGGAGAGCGACGCGTAGGGCATCGGCTCGGCGCCGCTACACGTATTTTCTGCCGATGAGGTAGTGTATGGCCTCGGCCCACCCGGCTCCCATAGCGTGGTTGGTCACAAAGACGTTGGGATAATTTTTGACCGCGTCGAGGAGGCCGGAATTTTTGGTGATGGCGTTTTTGACGAGGAAAAGCGCGCCGACTTCGGGCGCCAGCGCGAGATCCGAGGCCGAGTCGCCAATCGCGATAGTGGTCTCTTTGGGAATAGCGCGAAGTTCGCGGTCTTTTCGCACCGCCGATGCTTTGCCGCTCGCCGCCGGCAAGAGATGGTACGCATGAATCTCCGGGATATCGGCCCGAAGCCGCTCGCTGCGCCGCCTCACCTCTCCGTTGTCTATGATTTTTACGTCCGCAAAGCCCTCGCGGGCCAACAGCTCGTTTGCTTCCTCGGTGTCGATCCGGCCGCGAAAAATGTGCGTGCATTCCCGGTTTTGCGACCAGGGTAGATGGTACTCGAGCAGGCCCGCATATGACTCGAGGAGCAATGCCGGTGCGCCGCCTGCCTCTATCGCTTCCCAGACCGTCTTTCCTTCGGTTCTGAAGTCGCCCGCGTTTAGGACTACCGTCTCGCCCATGCCGTATACCAGCTGGCAACCGAGTTCGGCAATCCAGTTTTGGAAGCCGAGAATGCGCGCGTCTCCGTGGAGCTGATGCCGGTTGCGCCCCGAGACCAGAACGACATCGATGCGGTGGAGGTGGCACGCGAGAATCGCCTGCGCGGCAGCGGCTGTATACTCGTGGTCTTCGTTCTTGAAGAGACATCCCCCGGGCCCAAAAAGCGTCCCATCGACATCGCTGTATACGACTTTTACATCCGGCACGATATTGTCGAGAAGCGCCAGCGGCCACTCCGACAGCTCTTTACCGAGCACGGGGCTCTCTTTAACGCCCAAGAACATATTTACACGCATCCTGTCCGTATCTCGTCTCGCGCGTCTCGCGCGGCTTACTTTATCTTAGTACCTATTTGTATATTTTAACAGATGAATTAGTCTTCGCGCGCGGCGGGCTTGTCGCTGGGGCCGCCGCCGTCGCTTGTTTATGCGGTTACGGCCCCCAATCAAAGAACCGACATCCATATTATTCCCTTTTCCGGCAAAAGCTTACGCGCGCCGGTCATGCCCGCAAAGAAGGCTGTCTAAGGTAGGTATTGCGTCCGCAGACCGACGCAAACCACATCTTCCGGCAGCGAGCGCTGTTTGTATCATAAAGGACTCGGCTCCATTAGGTTCAGGCGTAATATTATTGTTTTGGCATGCCCGGATTCATTCCGTGGCTAGATGCTGTCCCTCGCATATTGCTACCCGTAGCTATTCAAGCCGCGCTTTTTTCGGCGCCAAGACTGCTAAAAAAATTGTAACTAATCAGCGAAAATTTTTGAAAAAACTCTTGACAGGATTTTAGCGATGAATTTGCGTTTCCACAAGTACTTGAAGCGCCCGCCAAACAAGCCGCCCGTGCTTGCTGAAATAGGCTCGCTCGGCGCTAAATTACCGTCGATAATCACGGGAACATACGATTATTTCTAACGCCGCATAATGCCATACAAGCACTAAAACCCCCGCCTTAAAAACCTATGAGATAATATAGCCGCAAGCGAAAAACTAGACTCAGAGATTTTGCAACTCATATTTTA includes:
- a CDS encoding D-alanine--D-alanine ligase; protein product: MKKRVAVLMGGRSAERDVSLLTGERIYRALLDKEEEAFKVDLDENVAEELLRLKPDVVFIALHGKFGEDGTVQGLLEILGLPYTGSGVMASAIGINKAMSKRLFQAAGVETPPYKLFCARDYAKDSEEVLAGSLRTTGIPCVVKPISEGSTIGMSLVRREADFVEAVERALEHDSEVMVEQLVEGVEITVGVLGNDPVALPTLEIETETDFFDYETKYTAGLSRHIIPARLPEDQQRRAQEAAVRAHNAIGCRGFSRVDIIVDKEGTPHVLEINTIPGMTSLSLFPDAARAAGYEFPELIAYLIEQALEKP
- a CDS encoding ParB/RepB/Spo0J family partition protein, whose protein sequence is MQKRGLGRGLESLIPGLTQDMDLPLIISGDMSAALKYVQVTKIVPNPNQPRRYFDETAFSELVCSVKEHGLVQPIVVRQTGSLFELIAGERRWRAAKEAGLEVVPAIIKNTSDREALEIALIENVQRENLNALEEAAAYYHLIEDFDLTQEQVARKVGKNRSTIGNTVRLLQLPEQVKALVVEGKLSAGHARAILAVDGEEFRLRLAERVLRDALSVRQVEALAALWKEAPQKEAAHTTPLHYKRAAKDLSRRLSAKVKIKTQGEKGRLEIHFGTEDELRQIIARLSGEDLESVVL
- a CDS encoding polysaccharide deacetylase family protein gives rise to the protein MKKLLQIFSSTMVILVAALFGSTVLRQPESIGWLFEIDPVYLFVGFGLTGAGGLAAFVSYFEYHGIGSQDGIVRRGPHEDIVAITFDDGPNPAYTPQLLDILKEKGVKATFFVVGLHVKKYPDIARRIVAEGHDIGNHTYTHKDLVPATRRMVLAQTHKTEQAIKRVTGRTTKLFRPPRGIYSGAVRRLLVDDEGYRLILWSVSSIDWRQTSPLKILRRVLCHTRPGSILLFHDSGAVLRREGASRQNTVDALPMVIDALRERGYEFVTMTEMLERGAEAETELAGILEQA
- a CDS encoding YtxH domain-containing protein, with the protein product MKVKRFGVAEFGLGLLSGTLLGVAAGVMMAPGSGIETRARLSRRASGLIYNAADFFERAKSGIDIAALRLEKVVGLQERSLRKRLNSIKAQLEEFHLNEV
- the rsmG gene encoding 16S rRNA (guanine(527)-N(7))-methyltransferase RsmG; the protein is MTTEKSPRELLLEGSDELGIALDPGKAEALLAYLGEIAAWNERFNLTSITDTREMVVKHLLDSIALLSRFEPALGSSLVDIGAGAGLPGIPLKLVRPDLKLTLLESSAKKSSFLAHVIDLFGLEDAMVANERAEDFGKRMENRDIFSYAVSRAVADLAVLVEYALPLLRVGGRFFCYKAKGARDEVEGVKQALNLLGGRIDEVAEVVVPFLNAKRYLVAMTKVAPSGETYPRRAGVPAKRPIR
- a CDS encoding ParA family protein, translated to MAINLFSRRLQQIEEEIRGEKAPLSDTPPKILAGDRRGLTYAVVNQKGGVGKSTTAINLSAYLADAGHKVLLVDFDPQGNSSSGLGIDKKSLERCVYDAIIDEVPLRDIVTATSIKNLAMAPSTVQLAGAEIELVSALSREQKLKRALSAVKGRYDYIIIDCPPSLGLLTINALTAADEVIIPVQCEFYALEGLSKLLESVRLVKTHLNPDLQIAGVLMTMRDIRTRLSQQVIDEVRKFFHELVFETIIPRTVRLSEAPSFGVPINRFDVESKGAKAYQQFTGEVISRAEKRIRQGS